From a single Maniola hyperantus chromosome 3, iAphHyp1.2, whole genome shotgun sequence genomic region:
- the sloth2 gene encoding ubiquinol-cytochrome c reductase complex assembly factor 6 — MPAGVTWGQYITFSTTALLTMLAGSQVVHLYYKPLVDLNKYINKELESYPENVQQKIRQELKEEGVLK; from the coding sequence ATGCCTGCTGGTGTAACATGGGGTCAATATATAACTTTTTCAACAACTGCCTTGTTAACTATGTTGGCGGGCTCACAAGTTGTTCATCTCTACTATAAGCCATTAGTAGatcttaataaatatataaataaagagTTGGAAAGTTACCCAGAAAATGTTCAGCAGAAAATTAGACAGGAGCTCAAAGAGGAGGGTGTACTGAAGTAG
- the sloth1 gene encoding ubiquinol-cytochrome c reductase complex assembly factor 5: MRIGWIHKLVNKWPGKKTFGMYRFLPMFFVLGAALEYSMINWRVGEVNFYNTFKKRQAKDIIEDKIRKYSAI, from the coding sequence ATGAGAATTGGTTGGATTCACAAGCTTGTGAACAAATGGCCTGGAAAGAAAACGTTTGGAATGTATAGATTTCTTCCCATGTTCTTTGTACTGGGAGCAGCATTGGAATACTCCATGATCAACTGGAGGGTTGGCGAGGTAAATTTTTACAATACATTTAAGAAGCGACAAGCGAAAGATATTATTGAAGATAAAATAAGGAAGTATTCTGCTATATAA